A genomic window from Streptomyces sp. NBC_00234 includes:
- a CDS encoding J domain-containing protein, whose amino-acid sequence MTHEAAGVPTTRNDDDRQDNDRQDELHHAQDASQGDRQDGPSDAQGEPQAGPSGAADGAASAQGGAASASDSPSASASASEEGAAPRPEERLAKAVRVAEQALIEFEIAVETFRVEVENFSRLHHQKLGPMYARLDELDALIAEARANRTGDPEDLRKAQEARAIVMPMPGVEELFHDWMDSDGLSPEAAAMLTEQPVRPPKRVRPSEEARKLYRELARKAHPDLAPDEKERERRDEFITRVNAAYGRGDEALLRELAQEWEAGPVAPEARFSESEELYARLDWLSRRKELLTVLAQELEQSAIGSMLRMAPEDPDRLLEDIGEKLLAEVSQREAELAGLVQ is encoded by the coding sequence GTGACCCACGAAGCCGCCGGGGTGCCGACCACCCGGAACGATGATGACCGGCAGGACAACGACCGGCAGGACGAGCTGCATCACGCGCAGGACGCGTCGCAGGGCGACCGGCAGGACGGGCCGTCCGATGCCCAGGGCGAGCCGCAGGCCGGTCCGTCCGGTGCCGCGGACGGCGCCGCCTCGGCGCAGGGAGGCGCGGCTTCGGCCTCTGACTCGCCCTCTGCCTCTGCCTCTGCCTCTGAGGAGGGTGCGGCGCCTCGTCCCGAGGAGCGGCTCGCGAAGGCGGTGCGGGTGGCCGAGCAGGCGTTGATCGAGTTCGAGATCGCGGTGGAGACCTTCCGGGTCGAGGTCGAGAACTTCTCCCGGCTGCACCACCAGAAGCTCGGACCGATGTACGCCCGGCTCGACGAGCTGGACGCGTTGATCGCCGAAGCCCGTGCGAACCGGACCGGGGATCCTGAGGATCTGCGCAAGGCCCAGGAGGCGCGGGCGATCGTCATGCCGATGCCAGGGGTCGAGGAGCTGTTCCACGACTGGATGGACTCCGACGGTCTGTCCCCCGAGGCCGCGGCGATGCTCACCGAACAGCCCGTCCGGCCGCCCAAGCGGGTCAGGCCCAGCGAGGAGGCCCGCAAGCTCTACCGCGAGCTGGCACGCAAGGCGCACCCGGACCTGGCGCCGGACGAGAAGGAGCGGGAGCGCCGCGACGAGTTCATCACCCGTGTGAACGCGGCTTACGGGCGTGGGGACGAGGCACTGCTGCGGGAACTGGCCCAGGAGTGGGAGGCGGGACCGGTCGCCCCGGAGGCCCGCTTCAGCGAGAGCGAAGAGCTGTACGCCCGGCTGGACTGGCTCAGCCGGCGCAAGGAACTGCTGACGGTGCTGGCCCAGGAGCTGGAGCAGAGCGCCATCGGATCGATGCTGCGGATGGCACCGGAGGATCCCGACCGGTTGCTGGAGGACATCGGCGAGAAGCTGCTGGCCGAGGTTTCTCAGCGGGAGGCCGAGCTGGCGGGCCTGGTGCAGTAG
- a CDS encoding DUF2252 domain-containing protein, with protein MGESDTTARGKRAATGAARIPVVPGFARRAALGTPAAPGANGSPKAAGKALRAEVARSAHSSLVLPPGRPDAVQAVEESNRGRVPGLTPIRVGRMAATPFAFMRGSAGLMAHDLMGTPVTGVGAQICGDAHAANFGLYGDARGNLVIDLNDFDETVFGPWEWDLKRLATSLVLAGREAGADEDTCRKGAYDTVGAYRRTMRLLAGLPALDAWNAIADEELVSHTDARDLVGTLQRVSEKARNNTSARFAARSTEDSGDGGRRFIDAPPVLRRVPDEEAAAVAAGLGDYLGTISEDRVPLLARYAIHDVAFRVVGTGSVGTRSYVVLLLDHRGEPLVLQVKEARPSALAPYLPQVGFDVAEIAHEGRRVVLGQKRMQVVSDILLGWAEVDGRPFQVRQFRNRKGSVDPAALAADQVDDYGRMTGALLARAHAHSADPRLLAAYCGKNTELDEAMAAFAVTYADRTEADHAELVRAVAAGRIAAELGV; from the coding sequence ATGGGTGAGAGCGATACGACTGCACGGGGGAAGCGGGCTGCGACGGGTGCCGCACGCATTCCGGTCGTGCCCGGGTTCGCGCGGCGCGCGGCTCTGGGCACGCCGGCCGCACCAGGGGCCAACGGTTCGCCGAAGGCGGCCGGCAAGGCGCTGAGAGCCGAGGTGGCGCGGTCGGCGCACAGCTCACTGGTCCTTCCTCCCGGTCGGCCCGATGCCGTCCAGGCGGTCGAGGAGTCCAACCGGGGCCGCGTGCCAGGTCTGACGCCGATCAGGGTGGGTCGGATGGCGGCCACTCCGTTCGCGTTCATGCGCGGCTCGGCGGGGCTGATGGCCCACGACCTGATGGGCACGCCGGTCACCGGAGTGGGCGCGCAGATCTGCGGAGACGCGCATGCGGCCAACTTCGGTCTGTACGGGGACGCGCGGGGAAACCTCGTCATCGATCTGAACGACTTCGACGAGACCGTCTTCGGCCCGTGGGAGTGGGACCTCAAGCGGCTTGCCACCTCTCTCGTGCTCGCAGGCCGCGAGGCGGGCGCCGACGAGGACACCTGCCGGAAGGGCGCGTACGACACCGTGGGCGCGTACCGCCGGACGATGCGGCTGCTGGCCGGACTGCCCGCGCTCGACGCGTGGAACGCGATCGCCGACGAGGAGCTCGTCTCGCACACCGACGCGCGGGACCTCGTCGGGACGCTGCAGCGGGTCTCGGAGAAGGCGCGCAACAACACGAGTGCCCGCTTCGCCGCCAGGTCCACGGAGGACTCCGGGGACGGAGGACGCCGTTTCATCGACGCGCCGCCGGTGCTGCGCCGAGTGCCCGACGAGGAGGCGGCGGCCGTCGCGGCGGGGCTCGGCGACTACCTGGGCACGATCTCCGAGGACAGGGTGCCGCTGCTGGCCCGGTACGCGATTCACGACGTGGCGTTCCGGGTGGTTGGCACGGGAAGCGTCGGGACGCGGTCCTACGTGGTGCTGCTGCTGGATCATCGGGGCGAGCCGTTGGTCCTGCAGGTGAAGGAGGCCCGGCCCTCCGCGCTTGCGCCGTATCTTCCGCAGGTCGGCTTCGATGTGGCCGAGATCGCCCACGAAGGGCGCCGGGTGGTGCTCGGGCAGAAGCGGATGCAGGTCGTCAGCGACATACTGCTCGGCTGGGCCGAGGTCGACGGGAGGCCCTTCCAGGTCCGCCAGTTCAGGAACCGCAAGGGCAGCGTCGATCCGGCCGCGCTCGCGGCCGATCAGGTCGACGACTACGGGCGGATGACCGGTGCGCTGCTGGCGCGCGCGCATGCCCACAGCGCCGACCCGCGACTGCTGGCTGCCTACTGCGGCAAGAACACCGAGCTGGACGAGGCGATGGCGGCCTTCGCGGTGACGTATGCCGACCGGACGGAGGCGGATCACGCCGAGCTGGTGCGGGCCGTCGCGGCCGGGCGAATAGCTGCCGAGCTCGGCGTCTGA
- a CDS encoding MarR family winged helix-turn-helix transcriptional regulator: MTGTPEEREESLDVIQRELTAFARRARSAAARLHPELPLVSYTLLSHIDEQHGCRAADLAAHYMLDKSTVSRQIGALEKLGLVERHSDPADHRIQVLHPTEAGTQALASTKASRRAAYRQRLGDWTADDLSQFAQYLLRYNDAGETPPQ, encoded by the coding sequence GTGACAGGTACGCCCGAGGAACGCGAAGAGTCGCTGGACGTCATCCAGCGCGAACTGACCGCCTTCGCGCGCCGCGCACGGTCAGCGGCTGCGCGACTGCACCCGGAACTGCCCCTGGTCTCGTACACGCTGCTGTCCCACATCGACGAACAGCACGGTTGCCGCGCCGCCGATCTGGCCGCGCACTACATGCTCGACAAGTCGACCGTCAGCAGGCAGATCGGAGCCCTGGAGAAACTGGGCCTGGTCGAGCGCCACTCGGACCCCGCCGACCACCGCATCCAGGTGCTGCATCCCACCGAGGCCGGAACGCAGGCGCTCGCCTCCACCAAGGCCAGCCGCAGGGCCGCCTACCGGCAACGCCTGGGCGACTGGACGGCGGACGACCTCTCCCAGTTCGCGCAGTACCTCCTGCGCTACAACGACGCGGGCGAGACACCGCCGCAGTAG
- a CDS encoding winged helix-turn-helix transcriptional regulator encodes MADHGGEACRRVDVGISRVFGLFGKRWTGPIVSVLLQQPVHFADLRRAIPGISERMLSDRLSELGAAGLVVREVDEGPPLRVSYRLTEAGAAMEPALKELGRWADTYLTGEPGGC; translated from the coding sequence ATGGCGGATCACGGCGGAGAGGCATGTCGGCGGGTTGACGTGGGCATCAGTCGCGTCTTCGGGCTGTTCGGCAAGCGCTGGACGGGCCCGATCGTCTCGGTGCTCCTGCAGCAGCCGGTTCATTTCGCGGATCTGCGGCGTGCGATTCCGGGCATCAGTGAGCGCATGCTGTCGGACCGGCTGTCCGAGCTGGGTGCTGCCGGACTGGTGGTCCGTGAGGTCGACGAGGGGCCGCCCCTGCGCGTCTCGTACCGCCTTACGGAGGCGGGCGCCGCGATGGAGCCGGCTCTGAAGGAGCTCGGCCGGTGGGCGGACACGTATCTGACGGGCGAGCCGGGCGGCTGCTGA
- a CDS encoding FMN-dependent NADH-azoreductase, producing the protein MATLLHLDSAVFPQGSASREVTATFVQAWLEQHPDGQVVYRDLAADPLPHLDASAAAAGAEDPLRATLAAELAAADAVLIGAPMYNFSIPSTLKAWLDQVIIVGHNAGPDSPLTGTPITVVASRGGSYAPGTPRESFEFVQNYLEKLLTGMFGAEVDFIVPELTLAHSQPSMAELVPLAETSRAKALTDAATKAKALASRLAA; encoded by the coding sequence ATGGCCACGCTTCTGCATCTCGACTCCGCCGTCTTCCCCCAGGGCTCCGCATCGCGCGAGGTCACCGCCACCTTTGTGCAGGCATGGCTGGAGCAGCACCCGGACGGTCAGGTCGTGTACCGGGACCTCGCCGCCGACCCGCTGCCCCACCTGGACGCCTCCGCCGCCGCCGCAGGCGCCGAGGACCCGCTGCGCGCCACACTGGCCGCCGAGCTGGCCGCTGCGGACGCCGTCCTGATCGGCGCCCCGATGTACAACTTCTCCATCCCGTCCACCCTGAAGGCGTGGCTGGACCAGGTGATCATCGTCGGGCACAACGCCGGTCCCGACAGCCCGCTCACCGGCACCCCGATCACCGTGGTCGCCAGCCGCGGCGGTTCGTACGCCCCCGGCACCCCTCGCGAATCCTTCGAGTTCGTGCAGAACTACCTGGAGAAGCTGCTCACGGGCATGTTCGGCGCCGAGGTCGACTTCATCGTCCCCGAGCTGACGCTGGCCCACTCCCAGCCGTCGATGGCTGAGCTCGTCCCCCTCGCCGAGACCTCGCGTGCCAAGGCCCTCACCGACGCCGCCACGAAGGCCAAGGCCCTGGCTTCCCGCCTCGCCGCCTGA
- a CDS encoding DUF3662 and FHA domain-containing protein: MGVMKRFEQRLEGLVNGTFAKVFKSEVQPVEIAGALQRECDNNATIWNRERTVVPNDFIVELSAPDYERLSPYSGQLGDELSGLVRDYAKQQRYTFMGPIKVHLEKADDLDTGLYRVRSRTLASSSSQQGQPGQHGGPPQHAQPNRPGPGRPAAPQGPGGYGYPPTAAPPMPAAPPPSTGRPGGPSTDRRPPTAPGPLPDAQVRRWIEINGTRHQISRPTLVMGRSTDADVRIDDPGVSRRHCEIRTGTPSTIQDLGSTNGIVVDGQHTTRATLRDGSRIVVGSTTIVYRQAEG; encoded by the coding sequence ATGGGAGTCATGAAGCGTTTCGAGCAGCGTCTCGAAGGTTTGGTCAATGGCACCTTCGCCAAGGTCTTCAAGTCCGAGGTCCAGCCGGTGGAGATCGCGGGCGCTCTCCAGCGTGAGTGCGACAACAACGCCACCATCTGGAACCGCGAGCGAACCGTCGTACCCAACGACTTCATCGTCGAACTGAGCGCGCCCGACTACGAGCGGCTCAGCCCGTACTCCGGCCAGCTCGGCGACGAGCTGTCCGGCCTCGTGCGGGACTACGCCAAGCAGCAGCGCTACACCTTCATGGGCCCGATCAAGGTCCACCTCGAGAAGGCCGACGACCTCGACACCGGGCTCTACCGTGTCCGCAGCCGGACCCTGGCGTCGAGTTCGTCACAGCAGGGCCAGCCCGGACAGCACGGTGGCCCTCCCCAGCACGCCCAGCCGAACCGGCCCGGCCCCGGGCGGCCTGCCGCCCCGCAGGGCCCCGGCGGTTACGGTTACCCCCCGACCGCCGCTCCGCCCATGCCCGCGGCCCCGCCGCCGAGCACCGGGCGCCCCGGCGGTCCCTCGACCGACCGGCGCCCTCCGACCGCACCCGGCCCCCTGCCGGACGCACAGGTACGGCGCTGGATCGAGATCAATGGCACCCGCCATCAGATCTCCCGCCCGACGTTGGTGATGGGACGAAGCACCGACGCCGACGTGCGGATCGACGATCCCGGCGTATCCCGCCGGCACTGTGAGATCCGGACCGGAACGCCCTCGACGATCCAGGATCTCGGGTCTACCAACGGCATCGTGGTAGACGGGCAGCACACCACCCGCGCTACGCTCCGCGACGGCTCGCGGATCGTCGTGGGCAGCACCACCATCGTTTACCGGCAAGCCGAAGGGTGA
- a CDS encoding FHA domain-containing protein FhaB/FipA — MSELTLTVMRLGFLAVLWLFVIVAVQVIRSDLFGTRVTQRGSRRTATDTRPQQGRQPSAAPPQQRQQPGRQRRGAPTKLVVSEGTLTGTTVALQGQTITLGRAHDSTIVLDDDYASSRHARIYPDRDGQWIVEDLGSTNGTYLDRTRLTTPTPVPLGAPIRIGKTVIELRK, encoded by the coding sequence ATGTCAGAGCTGACCCTGACGGTCATGCGGCTAGGTTTCCTAGCTGTTCTGTGGCTGTTCGTGATCGTGGCCGTCCAGGTCATCAGAAGCGACCTGTTCGGAACGCGCGTCACGCAGCGCGGCTCACGCCGCACTGCCACCGACACGCGCCCGCAGCAGGGGCGCCAACCATCCGCTGCCCCACCGCAGCAACGCCAGCAGCCCGGGCGCCAGCGCCGCGGGGCACCCACCAAACTGGTCGTCTCCGAAGGCACCCTCACCGGTACTACGGTGGCGCTCCAGGGCCAGACCATCACCCTGGGCCGGGCGCACGACTCAACCATCGTGCTGGACGACGACTACGCGTCCAGCAGGCATGCCAGGATCTACCCGGACCGTGACGGCCAGTGGATCGTCGAGGATCTCGGGTCCACCAATGGCACGTATCTCGACCGGACCCGACTCACCACCCCGACGCCTGTTCCGCTGGGCGCGCCGATCCGCATCGGCAAGACCGTCATCGAGCTGCGGAAGTAG
- a CDS encoding Stp1/IreP family PP2C-type Ser/Thr phosphatase: MSLSLRFAAGSHKGMIREGNEDSGYAGPRLLAIADGMGGQAAGEVASSEVISTLVQLDDDVPGSDILTSLGTAVQRANDQLRLMVEEDPQLEGMGTTLTALLWTGQRLGLVHVGDSRAYLLRDGVLTQITQDHTWVQRLVDEGRITEEEATTHPQRSLLMRALGSGDHVEPDLSIREVRAGDRYLICSDGLSGVVSHQTMEETLASYQGPQETIQELIQLALRGGGPDNITCIVADVLDVDSNDTLAGQLNDTPVIVGAVAENQAAQHNDGGAMQTPAGRAAGLGRPVPPPAGGFGPPGSGDDNGYGAPNGAFDSYTDDDFVKPRGGRKWLKRSLYTVLALAVIGGGLYGGYRWTQTQYYVGAKDENVALYRGISQDLAWVSLSKVEKDHPEIELKYLPPYQRKQVEATIAEGSLADARKKVGELAAQASACKKDAQRRAAEADSSARTGEGEAGGTAGAPADKTSATSSATGTKPTAATPTPGPSLSEEEKKLVPQCGKQ; the protein is encoded by the coding sequence ATGAGCTTGTCCCTGCGCTTCGCCGCCGGATCGCACAAGGGCATGATCCGGGAAGGAAACGAGGACTCCGGCTACGCCGGCCCCCGCCTTCTCGCCATCGCCGACGGCATGGGCGGCCAGGCGGCCGGTGAGGTCGCCAGCTCCGAGGTGATCTCCACGCTCGTCCAGCTCGACGACGACGTGCCGGGCTCCGACATCCTGACCTCGCTCGGCACGGCGGTCCAGCGTGCCAACGACCAGCTGCGGCTGATGGTCGAGGAGGACCCCCAGCTGGAGGGCATGGGCACCACGCTCACCGCCCTGCTCTGGACCGGTCAGCGCCTCGGCCTGGTCCACGTCGGCGACTCGCGCGCCTACCTCCTGCGTGACGGGGTGCTCACCCAGATCACCCAGGACCACACCTGGGTGCAGCGCCTCGTCGACGAGGGACGTATCACCGAGGAAGAGGCCACCACCCACCCTCAGCGCTCCCTGCTGATGCGGGCGCTGGGCAGCGGCGACCACGTCGAACCCGACCTCTCCATCCGTGAGGTCCGTGCCGGCGACCGCTATCTGATCTGTTCCGACGGGCTTTCCGGCGTCGTCTCCCATCAGACGATGGAAGAGACCCTGGCCAGCTACCAGGGCCCCCAGGAGACCATCCAGGAGCTCATCCAGCTGGCTCTGCGCGGCGGTGGCCCCGACAACATCACCTGCATCGTGGCCGACGTCCTGGACGTCGACAGCAACGACACCCTGGCCGGTCAGCTCAACGACACCCCGGTCATCGTCGGAGCGGTCGCCGAGAACCAGGCCGCCCAGCACAACGACGGCGGGGCCATGCAGACCCCGGCGGGACGCGCGGCCGGACTCGGCCGCCCCGTCCCGCCGCCCGCCGGCGGCTTCGGCCCGCCCGGCAGCGGCGACGACAACGGCTACGGGGCGCCGAACGGCGCCTTCGACTCGTACACCGACGACGACTTCGTCAAACCGCGCGGCGGCCGTAAGTGGCTGAAGCGGTCCCTGTACACCGTCCTCGCGCTCGCCGTCATCGGCGGCGGTCTGTACGGCGGCTACCGCTGGACCCAGACGCAGTACTACGTGGGCGCGAAGGACGAGAACGTCGCGCTGTACCGCGGCATCAGCCAGGACCTCGCCTGGGTGTCCCTCTCGAAGGTCGAGAAGGACCACCCCGAGATCGAGCTCAAGTACCTCCCGCCCTACCAGCGCAAGCAGGTGGAGGCGACCATCGCCGAGGGCAGCCTCGCCGACGCCCGCAAGAAGGTCGGCGAACTCGCCGCCCAGGCGTCCGCCTGCAAGAAGGACGCCCAGCGCCGCGCAGCCGAGGCGGACAGCAGTGCCCGCACCGGCGAGGGCGAGGCCGGGGGCACCGCCGGTGCTCCCGCAGACAAGACTTCCGCCACGTCCTCCGCGACGGGGACCAAGCCGACCGCAGCGACTCCCACTCCCGGCCCCAGCCTCTCGGAGGAAGAGAAAAAGCTGGTCCCGCAGTGCGGTAAGCAGTAA
- a CDS encoding FtsW/RodA/SpoVE family cell cycle protein, whose translation MSVVTNTTTIGAIDAPSRRNTELALVVFAVAISVFAYANVGLALNGELPSGMLGYGIGLALLGGVAHLAVRKFAPYSDPLLLPLATLLNGLGLALIWRLDQSERFQALDTFVPAASKQLLFSAVGVGLLVVVLVALKDHRLLQRYTYISMVVALFLLILPMFFPAVNGAKIWIKIPGVGTIQPGEFAKIIITVFFAGYLMVKRDALALASRRFMGMYLPRGRDLGPILMVWAFSILILVFETDLGSSLLFFGMFVVMLYVATERTSWIVFGLVMSAAGAVGVASFEPHVQDRVEAWLDPFAGWDKVAASEQMAKSLMAFGSGGTLGTGLGQGNSDLIGFAANSDFILATVGEELGLAGMMAVLLIYGLIVERGVRTALAARDPFGKLLAVGLSGSFAIQVFVVAGGVMGLIPLTGMTMPFLAAGGSSVIANWALIGILIRISDTARRPAPAPAPSPDAEMTQVVRP comes from the coding sequence ATGAGCGTTGTCACCAACACGACCACCATCGGCGCGATCGACGCACCGAGCCGCCGCAACACCGAGCTGGCGCTTGTCGTTTTCGCCGTCGCCATCTCGGTGTTCGCCTACGCCAACGTGGGCCTCGCCCTCAACGGCGAGCTGCCCTCCGGCATGCTCGGATACGGAATCGGGCTCGCACTGCTCGGTGGCGTGGCACACCTGGCGGTCCGCAAGTTCGCGCCGTACTCGGACCCGCTGCTGCTTCCACTGGCCACCCTGCTGAACGGACTGGGGCTGGCGCTCATCTGGCGCCTGGACCAGTCCGAGCGCTTCCAGGCCCTGGACACCTTCGTCCCCGCGGCCTCCAAGCAGCTGCTGTTCTCCGCAGTGGGTGTGGGGCTGCTGGTGGTCGTGCTGGTGGCGCTCAAGGATCACCGGCTCCTCCAGCGCTACACGTACATCTCCATGGTCGTGGCGCTGTTCCTGCTGATCCTGCCGATGTTCTTCCCGGCCGTGAACGGCGCCAAGATCTGGATCAAGATCCCCGGTGTCGGCACGATCCAGCCCGGCGAGTTCGCCAAGATCATCATCACGGTCTTCTTCGCCGGATACCTGATGGTCAAGCGCGACGCCCTCGCGCTGGCCAGCCGCCGCTTCATGGGGATGTACCTGCCGCGAGGCCGCGACCTCGGACCGATCCTGATGGTCTGGGCGTTCTCGATCCTGATCCTGGTCTTCGAGACCGACCTCGGTTCCTCCCTGCTGTTCTTCGGCATGTTCGTCGTCATGCTGTACGTCGCGACCGAGCGCACCAGCTGGATCGTGTTCGGCCTCGTGATGTCCGCGGCCGGCGCAGTCGGCGTCGCCTCGTTCGAACCGCATGTCCAGGACCGCGTCGAGGCATGGCTCGACCCCTTCGCGGGTTGGGACAAGGTGGCCGCGAGCGAGCAGATGGCCAAGTCCCTGATGGCGTTCGGCTCGGGCGGCACCCTCGGTACCGGCCTCGGCCAGGGCAACTCCGACCTGATCGGCTTCGCCGCCAACTCCGACTTCATCCTCGCCACCGTCGGCGAGGAGCTCGGGCTGGCCGGCATGATGGCCGTCCTCCTCATCTACGGTCTGATCGTGGAGCGAGGTGTCCGTACGGCGCTCGCAGCCCGCGACCCGTTCGGCAAGCTCCTCGCCGTCGGTCTCTCCGGCTCCTTCGCCATCCAGGTCTTCGTCGTCGCCGGCGGCGTCATGGGACTCATCCCGCTGACCGGCATGACCATGCCGTTCCTCGCGGCAGGTGGTTCGTCCGTGATCGCGAACTGGGCGCTGATCGGGATCCTGATCAGGATCAGCGACACCGCCCGCCGCCCCGCGCCGGCCCCCGCTCCCTCCCCGGATGCCGAAATGACCCAGGTGGTCCGGCCGTGA
- a CDS encoding peptidoglycan D,D-transpeptidase FtsI family protein, with product MNKPLRRIAIFCGVLVLALLIRDNWLQYVRADELNSHKHNRRVQIERYAHERGNIIVDGNPVTGSVETTGSDFKYKRVWKNGPMWAPVTGYSSQAFDASQLESLEDGILTGNDDQLFFDRTLSMFTGEKKTGGNIVTTLNGAAQKAAFEGLGNKKGAVAAIDPRTGAILALASTPSYDPSVFAGNTLKDSDARQKLLKDKDKPMLNRALRETYPPGSTFKVVTAAAALENGLYDDIDAKTDSPLPWTLPQTSVPLKNEGNIPCENASLREALRWSCNTVFGKMSDDLGNEKMIEQTEKFGFNKEIFTPVRADASIYPKDNRPQNAMAGIGQASNRTTPLQMAMVASAIANDGKLMQPYMVAERQAPNLDVIYTHEKEQLGQPLSGENAQKVQQMMETVVNSGTGTNARIDGVTVGGKTGTAQHGLNNSEKPYAWFISYAKTDSGSPVAVAVVVEDGNANRDDISGGGLAAPIARNVMKAVVDSQ from the coding sequence GTGAACAAGCCTCTGCGCCGGATCGCGATCTTCTGCGGCGTCCTCGTCCTCGCCCTGCTCATCCGGGACAACTGGCTCCAGTACGTCCGCGCCGACGAGCTGAACAGCCACAAGCACAACCGACGCGTCCAGATCGAGCGGTACGCGCACGAGCGCGGCAACATCATCGTGGACGGCAATCCGGTCACCGGCTCCGTCGAGACCACCGGAAGCGACTTCAAGTACAAGAGGGTCTGGAAGAACGGCCCCATGTGGGCGCCCGTCACCGGGTACTCCTCCCAGGCGTTCGACGCCTCCCAGCTGGAGAGCCTCGAGGACGGCATCCTCACCGGCAACGACGACCAGCTCTTCTTCGACCGGACGCTTTCGATGTTCACCGGCGAGAAGAAGACCGGCGGCAACATCGTCACCACGCTGAACGGTGCCGCCCAGAAGGCCGCGTTCGAGGGCCTCGGCAACAAGAAGGGCGCCGTCGCGGCGATCGACCCGCGGACCGGCGCCATTCTGGCCCTGGCCAGCACGCCTTCGTACGATCCCTCGGTCTTCGCGGGCAACACCCTCAAGGACTCGGACGCGCGGCAGAAGCTTCTCAAGGACAAAGACAAGCCGATGCTCAACCGGGCCCTGCGGGAGACCTACCCGCCCGGCTCGACGTTCAAGGTCGTCACCGCCGCCGCGGCGCTGGAGAACGGCCTCTACGACGACATCGACGCGAAGACCGACTCCCCGCTTCCCTGGACGCTGCCGCAGACGAGCGTCCCGCTGAAGAACGAGGGCAACATCCCGTGCGAGAACGCCTCCCTCCGGGAAGCGCTCCGCTGGTCGTGCAACACCGTCTTCGGCAAGATGAGCGACGATCTCGGCAACGAGAAGATGATCGAGCAGACCGAGAAGTTCGGCTTCAACAAGGAGATCTTCACTCCGGTCCGCGCCGACGCGAGCATCTACCCCAAGGACAACCGGCCGCAGAACGCGATGGCGGGCATCGGCCAGGCGTCCAACCGCACCACCCCTCTCCAGATGGCCATGGTCGCCTCCGCGATCGCCAACGACGGCAAGCTCATGCAGCCGTACATGGTCGCCGAGCGCCAGGCACCCAACCTGGACGTCATCTACACCCATGAGAAGGAGCAGCTCGGACAGCCGCTCTCGGGTGAGAACGCCCAGAAGGTCCAGCAGATGATGGAGACCGTCGTCAACAGCGGCACGGGAACCAACGCCCGGATCGACGGCGTCACTGTCGGAGGCAAGACCGGTACCGCCCAGCACGGTCTGAACAACAGCGAGAAGCCGTACGCCTGGTTCATCTCGTACGCCAAGACGGACAGCGGCTCCCCGGTCGCCGTGGCCGTGGTGGTCGAGGACGGCAACGCCAACCGGGACGACATCTCCGGTGGCGGCCTGGCCGCCCCGATTGCCAGGAATGTGATGAAGGCGGTCGTCGACAGTCAGTGA